A single Chanos chanos chromosome 8, fChaCha1.1, whole genome shotgun sequence DNA region contains:
- the brd8a gene encoding bromodomain-containing protein 8, with protein MASGVGKHKLLSLGPTEPWSVREKLCLASSVMKSGDQNWVSVSRAIKPFAEPGRPPDWFSQKHCASQYSELLETTETPKRKRGEKGEVVETVEDVIVRRLTAERIEELKRLIKDTQEKHRKLKREAELIQAGHLDSKLEELWGEILQKKKQEEEEAEKKRKATDSAYQARQAMKNTPKRLSSVTVHSPSGGGSPSLEFDDSALASSEDPAPQTTVSCSPPQSTPGGPPTFVPLKELPGSGVTETGLGSLLEDLAQKKLIGQKATPPPSPLLSELLKKGSFLAASPRLVGEGDPPSGHMTGSHSTELQLTPTVMSASQAATGAPTLSRLLEAGPTQFPSQLNSLAKADPVPSASPSASVAPITDTPASLNTDGESSHYESAEGKGSVLGEEDLVTVSYMADELDFETVGDIIAIIEDKGDENTEALDAAAVEAALSLCEETGHALSGPWETSPFKSAESNHSPSATAPPPTLSLHGGQKGKSEGLCSSHGNCGEICTPSSVPQEYTQNPKGVQGPEPSRPDNQGVAPEESPSSPHAVIKSVQTEEEATTKKNSKQGLKEEEEEEEEEGVSDGEDGSVSEMKEGLECERNEDGEGEEGYLSEGEREGELEPPASESEDGYSMHTASSSLQLHTTADSIPSSPASSQFSISSEDQEAIQAQKIWKKAIMLVWRAAANHRYANVFLQPVTDDIAPGYHSIVHRPMDLSTIKKNIETGLIHTTAEFQRDIMLMFQNAVMYNSSDHDVFHMALEMQRDVLEQIQQFLATQLIMQTSESGISAKSLRGRKQDSNDKDGGTRGRRCAIEADLKMKK; from the exons ATGGCGAGCGGTGTTGGAA AGCATAAACTGCTGTCTCTAGGCCCCACGGAGCCATGGTCGGTCAGAGAAAAGCTATGTCTCGCGTCCTCCGTCATGAAAAGTGGAGATCAAAACTG GGTGTCCGTCAGTAGAGCCATTAAACCATTCGCTGAGCCTGGACGACCCCCAGATTGGTTCTCTCAGAAG CACTGTGCATCACAGTACTCAGAACTTCTTGAGACAACGGAGACCCCAAA GAGGAAGCGTGGTGAGAAAGGGGAGGTGGTTGAAACTGTGGAGGACGTGATTGTACGTCGACTGACGGCTGAGCGGATTGAGGAGCTGAAGAGGCTAATTAAAGATACTCAGGAGAAACACAG gaaactgaagagagaggcGGAGCTAATCCAGGCTGGGCATCTGGACTCCAAACTAGAGGAGTTATGGGGAGAGATTTTACA aaagaaaaaacaggaggaagaggaggcagaaaaaaagagaaaagccacTGATTCAGCCTACCAAG cCAGGCAGGCCATGAAGAACACTCCCAAACGCCTGTCCAGTGTCACTGTGCACTCCCCCTCGGGCGGCGGCTCCCCCAGCCTGGAGTTCGATGACTCTGCGTTGGCTTCATCTGAGGACCCCGCCCCCCAAACCACCGTGAGT TGTTCCCCTCCACAGAGCACTCCAGGAGGACCACCGACGTTTGTGCCCCTGAAGGAACTCCCTGGGTCCGGGGTAACGGAGACAGGCCTGGGCTCTCTTTTGGAAGACTTAGCACAGAAGAAGCTGATAGGCCAGAAAGCTacccctccaccctctcctctcctgtcggAGCTGTTGAAGAAGGGAAGCTTCCTGGCAGCCAGCCCCAGACTG GTAGGAGAGGGAGACCCACCTTCAGGTCACATGACGGGGAGTCATAGCACTGAGCTCCAGCTCACACCCACTGTTATGTCAGCCTCTCAGGCAgccacag GTGCTCCCACGCTGTCTCGTTTGTTGGAAGCTGGTCCCACCCAGTTTCCCTCTCAGCTGAACTCATTGGCCAAAGCAGACCCTGTACCCAGTGCTTCCCCTTCTGCCTCTGTAGCACCTATTACGGACACACCTGCCTCTCTCAACACAG ATGGGGAGAGCAGCCACTATGAATCAGCAGAAGGGAAGGGCTCGGTACTGGGAGAGGAGGACCTGGTCACTGTGTCTTACATGGCAGATGAGCTTGACTTTGAAACAGTGGGGGACATTATAGCTATCATAGAGGACAAG gGGGATGAGAATACAGAGGCTCTGGATGCCGCTGCAGTAGaggcagctctctctctctgtgaggaaaCAGGCCACGCCCTGTCGGGCCCCTGGGAGACCAGTCCCTTTAAATCTGCTGAGTCTAACCACTCTCCCTcagccactgctcctccacccACTCTCTCCCTTCATGGGGGCCAGAAGGGGAAAAGTGAGGGATTGTGCAGTTCCCATGGCAACTGTGGCGAGATATGCACGCCTTCCTCTGTGCCTCAGGAGTACACCCAGAACCCCAAAGGCGTCCAAGGACCAGAACCTTCTAGACCAGATAATCAGGGGGTGGCGCCTGAGGAAAGCCCCTCTTCCCCTCACGCCGTTATCAAAT CTGTTCAGACCGAAGAGGAGGCCACGACAAAAAAGAACTCCAAG cAAGGGttgaaagaagaggaggaggaggaggaggaggaaggtgTGAGCGATGGTGAAGACGGCAGCGTCTCAGAGATGAAGGAGGGGTTGGAGTGTGAGAGGAACGAGGACGGCGAAGGGGAGGAAGGTTATCTgtctgaaggagagagggaaggagaactGGAGCCCCCTGCCAGTGAAAGTGAAGATGGTTATAGCATGCACACCGCGTCTTCCTCACTGCAGCTTCACACCACAGCTGACTCCATTCCCAGCAGCCCTGCCTCCTCCCAGTT CTCTATAAGTAGTGAGGACCAGGAGGCTATTCAGGCTCAGAAGATCTGGAAGAAAGCCATTATGCTGGTGTGGCGTGCGGCAGCCAATCACAG GTATGCCAACGTGTTCCTGCAGCCAGTGACCGATGATATTGCTCCTGGATACCACAGTATTGTGCACAG ACCCATGGATCTGTCCACCATAAAGAAGAATATCGAGACAGGCTTGATCCACACAACAGCAGAGTTCCAACGTGACATCATGCTGATGTTTCAGAACGCTGTGATGTATAACAGTTCTGATCATGACGTGTTCCACATGGCTCTGGAGATGCAACGGGACGTTTTAGAACAAATCCAGCAGTTCCTGGCCACTCAGCTCATCATGCAAACGTCAGAGTCAGGCATCAGTGCCAAGAGCCTACGTGGACGGAAGCAGGACTCCAACGACAAG